A portion of the Desmodus rotundus isolate HL8 chromosome 8, HLdesRot8A.1, whole genome shotgun sequence genome contains these proteins:
- the LOC123478461 gene encoding uncharacterized protein, whose product MWKNLVNSKLESSSSYPESCGFLLVFYQKDSDWHPRDPACAPAQASVQPKIASTRLRPKHDRSPPTAALGLWRHTRRGPGLLSNRRPASEKPSSGAATLCVTSGSRADPLRSFCCGLTAELISDAAYCRQLCTALVPSVLQCGGTALEEAGGSGSRPKKAQSERGFSCFRRWRKSRRHQQLPPPGNIHPQARSSQKSQHNIIELADGFHYTLNLYSGPVHQARNTVHGQSESSSDDIIELLVHETDYKIYKVKAQVHYTDATIQQMCQIFNEDIVEELVTGFTYSTSLVKGKVLQSADTSTFCSKGVAEFSLKLEEACRMRALRGGTLKKLVEFMTPAILGGNISHLSTFGTRHPSFSRAPTLMDDLLTRSCLLPISSGTNKVVRTPEGLPANNDNGHSSRNQIKRAMASTVGTWPDQMQGFGEPLHLSLLHWKQTLVQVNVPTLQQLCQAHRLSVDLEYPGPQNVTPEGLPAELRPTAQLPEGPAEGLVPFSARGLALARPGMKQHQEPGCRRLCNEHIPKKLFNECNYSTSLDKWKIHDANESRGFCSERSNGNIIHQVVHESHSNFYLKRVQVHQANTIALCCSKLIDSILCFIEPDYFI is encoded by the exons ATGTGGAAAAATCTTGTCAACAGCAAGCTTGAGAGCTCCTCTTCTTACCCTGAGAGCTGTGGATTCCTGCTGGTCTTTTACCAGAAG GATTCCGACTGGCACCCGCGGGACCCTGCGTGTGCCCCAGCGCAGGCGTCAGTCCAGCCCAAGATCGCTAGCACGCGGCTGAGGCCCAAGCACGACCGGTCACCACCTACAGCTGCCCTGGGACTTTGGCGCCACACACGCCGCGGTCCCGGGCTTCTCTCCAACAGGAGGCCGGCATCGGAGAAG CCGTCTTCAGGGGCGGCGACGTTGTGCGTCACTTCCGGATCGCGGGCCGACCCGCTGCGCAGCTTTTGCTGTGGCTTGACTGCGGAG CTCATCAGTGATGCTGCCTACTGCCGGCAGCTGTGCACGGCTCTGGTGCCCTCAGTGTTGCAGTGTGGTGGGACTGCcctggaggaggctggagggagtg GCTCCAGGccaaagaaagcccagagtgagAGAGGTTTCTCTTGCTTTAGACGCTGGCGCAAGAGCCGTCGTCATCAACAGCTCCCACCACCTGGCAATATACACCCTCAG GCTCGGTCTTCGCAGAAGTCCCAACACAACATCATAGAGTTGGCTGATGGGTTCCATTATACCTTGAACCTGTACAGCGGACCAGTGCACCAGGCCAGAAACACTGTCCATGGCCAGTCTGAG AGCTCCAGCGATGATATCATTGAGCTGCTGGTGCATGAGACCGACTATAAGATCTACAAAGTCAAGGCGCAGGTGCACTACACTGATGCAACCATCCAGCAAATGTGCCAG ATTTTCAATGAAGACATCGTGGAAGAGCTTGTGACTGGGTTTACCTACTCCACCTCGCTAGTCAAGGGGAAGGTGCTTCAGTCCGCCGACACCAGCACGTTTTGCTCTAAG GGTGTAGCTGAGTTCAGCTTGAAATTAGAGGAAGCGTGCAGAATGCGCGCCCTCCGAGGAGGGACATTGAAGAAGTTGGTGGAGTTCATGACTCCAGCTATTCTGGGTGGAAACATCTCCCACCTCTCCACCTTCGGGACCAGGCACCCATCCTTCTCCCGAGCCCCAACGCTCATGGATGATCTGCTGACTCG ATCCTGTCTTTTACCCATTAGTTCTGGTACAAACAAGGTCGTCAGGACACCTGAAGGCCTACCTGCTAATAATGACAATGGACACTCATCCAGGAATCAAATAAAAAG GGCCATGGCTTCTACAGTGGGAACCTGGCCAGACCAGATGCAAGGGTTTGGCGAGCCCTTACATTTGTCCTTGTTGCATTGGAAGCAGACCTTGGTGCAGGTCAACGTCCCTACTTTACAGCAACTGTGTCAGGCCCATCGTCTTTCTGTGGATCTGGAGTATCCAGGGCCCCAGAATGTAACACCAGAAG GTCTACCAGCTGAGCTCAGACCCACTGCCCAGTTACCGGAAGGACCTGCTGAAGGGCTAGTGCCTTTTTCAGCTAGAGGCCTCGCCCTGGCTAGACCTGGCATGAAGCAGCACCAGGAGCCAGGATGCAGGCGTCTTTGCAACGAGCACATCCCCAAGAAGCTGTTTAATGAGTGCAATTACTCTACCTCCCTGGACAAGTGGAAGATTCATGATGCCAATGAGTCCAGAGGGTTCTGCTCTGAG AGGTCCAATGGTAACATCATCCACCAAGTGGTCCATGAGTCCCACTCCAACTTTTACCTGAAGAGAGTGCAGGTTCACCAGGCCAACACAATAGCCCTGTGCTGCTCTAAG